CAACCATTGAGGGAGGAGATACGTCAGGAATGGAGGTCATAGAGACCTTGCTCCCTTGTTGGTGACACTTGGAGGTCGTTGAATGGAGGCCGAGGCGCTGGGCTGACCGGGCAGAGGAGAGGCTATTGAGTAGTACTAGTCGACTGGCACATCTGCAGGATAGACGGGCAATGAGTGGTAACGTTGATGAAATCTGGCCATTTGTTTCTTACCAAGAGaagccatgtactccctccgttcacgaaTAAGTGTATGTTTGGCATTCAAAATTTATCCAAAAAAGAGTGTACCAAGACTTTCTAATGCATTTTAAAGTAGAAAAAAAATGATTCTCTCTCATCATACGATAATCAAGACCAATAATATCCAACATGTGGTCTCCTCACTTTCTACATGGACTTAGCTCATTGGAGGTGGGGTAATTAAAGAATAGAGAGATGATGGTTTGCACCTTCCCAATGCAATTTTTACTCCACTCCATAATATGTTCTAAAATTTCTATATGTACACTTATTCgtggacagagggagtacacatttatTTTCCTTGCCCTGAATTATATGAACTATTCGACAGACTGGGTGATAAGAGATTCGCTTGATAATCTATATCAGGGGAGAAGTTATTTTGGTAGATCATCAGGCATATGAATGGCAGAGAATGGAAGAACACATTCGGTATACAATTTTACTATTTTGTTTGGTTATTTCTACTAATCCCTTAAAATAAAATTTCTACCCCCCTCTTTGATATGGGCTTACACACAAACAAACCGTGTATTGAATCTAACTGAATGGAAACAAACTCGACAACTCACAGTCCTACCGTTCGATTCAATAAGCTGACATCTCGCTCAATAGCATGCTAAAAATCATTGAAAGCGAAATATTCAGAGGTAGTATTACCATGTCAATGACAAGAACCAGCCGTCGTCAGGCGGTCGGCTTGCGGTGGAAGCCCTCGGAAGGGTCGAGCGGATCGGCTGGGGAAGGCAGCAccgcggtgacggcggcggcgggaggccctACGGGAAGGCGCCGGGAGACCATCTCGTCGACCCTGGCGGGTTCGCCGGACAGGAGGGCCTCCACGGTGCCGTCGTGGCGGTTGCGGACCCAGCCGGCGAGCCCGAGCGCGCGGGCCGTCTCCACCGTCCAGTCGCGGAAGAAGACGCCCTGCACGCGGCCCTTCACCACGACCCGCACCGCCTTGGGGGGCGATTGCTGCGGGGGCGGCGGGTTGGCGGAGGCGGCAGCGGCCATGGCGCGGCGAGAGGCGGCGGGGACGAGGAGACGGGAGGCCGTGGCAGAGGTAGAAGGGAACATTCTGGAGGAGTATGTGTTCGGATTTCAGAGATGGTTCTCTTTCGAGTTCGAGAAGGGTTGCATCTGCAATAGCAAGAGGAATTTTGATCAAAAAATAAAGGAAAATGTTATCTGGCGACCGTTCGCCACCGGGCTAACCCCAGCGAACGTTCTCCCTTCCGTCGCACGAATCTCGGCGGAGAGCCAACACCATGTAGGATCAGGATCGCTGGAGTGGTTCGCTGTTCGGATGCTTCTGGCGGACGCGTGGTTTTTCGTCTTCAAAAACTATAAGTGTGCACGTGCAATCACCTCTATTTGAACTAATAAGTGTGCATGTGCAACACGTgtttatttgaattaacacactatACTAAACTTAGTACAAGACAACTTATTCATAaatttgaattttctctataaaatACACAATCTCTTATTCCctacacgtacaaacaatttgaaaTATCATTTCTCCTTAATCAACATGTCTCCTGTATTAAAAGACCACCCAGTGTTCCCAATGTATAAAACTCAAAATTATTTAAAAGATTTATCATGATTCTTCATATGCACACATTTATGCAAGTATAATCACACATGAAAATGTCACTTAGGACAAGCTAAGGAACCGTTTCACTGCCAACAAACTCTAGTCAAGAATTATTATTACAATTGAGTGTCAACCTCAATAGTggaaagagatctctatggtttgtTGAAAAGAGGAAGCCATTGTCAGATAAAGAAGTGTAGAGATGTCTTGACTGCATAGAATCAGCTGTGAAATAAGACAAAAAAAATGCTAGTTGGACCATCCGATTCTACTATTGCACACAAGTGTCGTAATGTCTAGAAGCAAGAAAAGTGACTTACTTTATTATGAAAATAGAACatgtaaaccaaataaaaattacaaTGATAAATTGCATAATTATACTTG
This portion of the Triticum dicoccoides isolate Atlit2015 ecotype Zavitan chromosome 7A, WEW_v2.0, whole genome shotgun sequence genome encodes:
- the LOC119330401 gene encoding acylphosphatase-like yields the protein MFPSTSATASRLLVPAASRRAMAAAASANPPPPQQSPPKAVRVVVKGRVQGVFFRDWTVETARALGLAGWVRNRHDGTVEALLSGEPARVDEMVSRRLPVGPPAAAVTAVLPSPADPLDPSEGFHRKPTA